In one Natronospira bacteriovora genomic region, the following are encoded:
- a CDS encoding type II toxin-antitoxin system Phd/YefM family antitoxin — MSRVRVDEDIRPLSEFRAGVATFVKQIHETRRPMVLTQRGRGVAVLVDVHEYERMQERLEILEEVYKAEEQIASGEGIAHEDAKTRVLSRLAP; from the coding sequence ATGTCTAGAGTTCGTGTCGATGAAGATATCCGTCCTCTGTCCGAATTCCGGGCAGGCGTAGCCACGTTTGTAAAGCAGATCCATGAAACCCGTCGTCCTATGGTGCTGACGCAGAGAGGCCGGGGCGTTGCCGTATTGGTGGATGTTCACGAGTACGAGAGGATGCAAGAGCGTCTTGAGATCCTGGAAGAAGTGTATAAGGCGGAAGAACAGATAGCCTCCGGGGAAGGTATTGCGCATGAAGATGCGAAAACACGGGTTCTGAGCAGACTGGCCCCATGA
- a CDS encoding type II toxin-antitoxin system RelE/ParE family toxin codes for MKIVWSPLALERVEDTARYIAEDNPDAAVRWVEDLFATVERLADFPKSGRMVPEVGSPRIRELIIGAYRVIYSTKDQVDILTVRRSSQLLRMSELGDDET; via the coding sequence ATGAAGATTGTTTGGTCCCCCCTTGCGCTGGAGCGTGTTGAGGATACAGCGCGGTATATCGCAGAAGATAACCCAGATGCTGCGGTACGGTGGGTGGAAGATTTATTTGCCACGGTAGAGCGGTTAGCCGACTTTCCTAAAAGTGGGCGAATGGTTCCTGAGGTGGGCTCGCCACGCATCAGGGAGCTGATAATTGGAGCGTATCGGGTTATTTACAGCACCAAAGATCAGGTTGATATTCTGACTGTGCGTCGTAGTAGCCAGTTATTGCGGATGTCCGAGCTCGGTGATGACGAAACATGA
- a CDS encoding calcium/sodium antiporter, with product MTQNVLFLLLGIALLTAGGEALIRGSLAAAKRLGVSPLLSGLVIVGFGTSAPELVVSVNAAIEGRPDIAIGNVVGSNISNILLILGICALITPLAVKPLALRRDAVTGVAASILLLVLVGGSALGRADAAIFLVALMMYLAWAYWSERFHAAPAADVYKAEANELSAVPKTVLWIVVAVVLGLLLLIGGSRVLLTGAVGVAEHFGISEAVIGLTLVAVGTSLPELSISVIAAIRRHADVAVGNILGSNIFNLLGILGISALLQPLPVSERILQFDQWVMLGTSLLLLVFLYTGRRLSRVEGAILFVSYCVYVWLSFTIFSG from the coding sequence ATGACACAGAACGTGCTGTTTCTTCTTCTGGGCATCGCCCTGCTGACTGCAGGGGGTGAGGCACTGATTCGTGGCTCGCTGGCAGCGGCAAAGCGCCTTGGTGTATCGCCGTTGCTGAGTGGTCTCGTTATCGTAGGTTTTGGTACGTCGGCCCCGGAATTGGTGGTATCAGTAAATGCTGCCATTGAAGGGCGACCAGACATCGCGATCGGTAATGTTGTGGGTAGCAATATCAGCAATATCCTGCTGATTCTGGGAATATGTGCGCTAATCACGCCGCTGGCAGTCAAACCGCTGGCATTGCGCAGGGATGCCGTCACGGGAGTAGCGGCAAGCATATTGTTACTGGTTCTCGTTGGAGGAAGTGCCCTGGGGAGGGCGGACGCAGCGATTTTTCTGGTTGCTTTAATGATGTATCTGGCGTGGGCCTACTGGAGCGAGCGTTTCCATGCTGCACCTGCAGCGGATGTTTACAAAGCTGAAGCGAATGAGCTTTCCGCAGTGCCCAAGACCGTGTTGTGGATCGTTGTGGCCGTGGTTCTTGGGTTGCTGCTGTTAATTGGTGGGTCACGAGTGCTGCTGACGGGCGCCGTGGGGGTTGCTGAGCACTTTGGTATTTCCGAGGCTGTTATCGGCTTGACATTGGTGGCGGTGGGAACGTCGCTTCCGGAACTTTCCATTTCGGTGATAGCGGCGATCCGGCGCCACGCGGATGTCGCTGTGGGGAACATCCTCGGTAGCAATATCTTCAACTTGCTGGGCATTCTAGGGATCTCCGCTTTGCTCCAGCCACTTCCGGTTTCCGAGAGAATCCTGCAGTTCGATCAATGGGTCATGCTTGGCACATCTTTGCTTTTGTTGGTATTCCTGTATACGGGGCGCCGGTTAAGCCGTGTGGAGGGCGCGATTCTGTTTGTCAGTTACTGCGTTTACGTCTGGTTAAGTTTTACGATCTTCAGTGGGTGA
- a CDS encoding MipA/OmpV family protein, which translates to MKRITGLLLAVLLPGLFLQPALAQDQKTALVPLPSVDDFTRGKDGWGFGLGLGVEYESAYEGSDEFGFEIDPAGAVQWRRGHDIFFWAGEALGWRGLRSDIWLFEAAIGFDEGRKESDSDDGRLDGLGDTDEGIEVVLQARRAFNADWRYWLDGRVVSGENGNLGLFGMGRRFGEKKDGSGSEIGIVAVFHDSERANRDFGINPSQSAASGLNEANLSGGFRSIGINYNYRTYINENWQVFGEALYEHYGSDIQDSPIARNNYEAEVGIGFIYVF; encoded by the coding sequence ATGAAAAGGATTACAGGTTTACTGTTGGCGGTGCTCTTGCCTGGCCTTTTCTTGCAACCAGCACTGGCCCAGGATCAAAAAACCGCCTTGGTGCCCTTGCCCTCGGTTGACGACTTCACGAGAGGCAAGGATGGCTGGGGCTTCGGGCTGGGCCTGGGTGTTGAATACGAATCGGCCTACGAAGGGTCGGATGAATTTGGCTTCGAAATCGATCCGGCTGGTGCGGTTCAATGGCGTAGAGGTCATGATATTTTCTTCTGGGCCGGTGAGGCGCTGGGCTGGCGAGGCCTTCGGTCCGATATCTGGCTGTTCGAGGCCGCCATTGGCTTTGATGAGGGTCGCAAGGAAAGTGACTCCGATGACGGTCGATTGGATGGCCTCGGCGATACGGATGAGGGCATTGAAGTCGTTCTGCAAGCGCGCCGTGCTTTCAACGCCGATTGGCGATATTGGCTTGATGGCCGGGTTGTAAGCGGTGAGAACGGAAATCTTGGCCTTTTCGGCATGGGGCGCCGCTTCGGCGAGAAGAAGGACGGAAGCGGTTCTGAAATTGGTATCGTTGCGGTTTTTCACGATAGCGAGCGTGCCAATAGGGATTTTGGCATAAACCCATCACAGTCTGCTGCATCGGGACTGAATGAGGCCAATTTAAGTGGCGGATTCCGCTCGATTGGGATCAATTACAATTATCGTACTTACATCAACGAGAACTGGCAGGTTTTCGGCGAGGCGCTCTACGAGCATTACGGCAGCGACATTCAGGATAGTCCAATCGCCCGCAACAACTATGAGGCTGAAGTAGGCATCGGATTCATTTACGTATTCTAG